Proteins encoded within one genomic window of bacterium:
- a CDS encoding sulfatase-like hydrolase/transferase, with the protein MNLLFVVSDTLRWDYLGAYGNSWIRTPNLDRLAAESVVFEDAYAEGLPTLPARRVMQTGRPIVPFRYVPQKSDMVQLHGWHGVFDEDVTAAEWLREQGYVSCLVTDVYHMMKPGKNFHRGFDCWHWIRGEEDDPFMLRDEAQVADLLQRSAPGGQLRGRHWLTQHLMNRKDWASDADTFVGQVMRKAAAWLEAYTLDAPFYMWVDCFDPHEPWDPPQDYARLYDPDFDSLDGLVPPGLTSQMTEAQVKNVLTAYAGEVTLVDRWVGHLLDTLKATGKLDDTLIVFTSDHGCMLGEQGEMHKGLTRLRNQCTRLPLFIRHPQGEGAGQRVRGFVQHPDLLPTALALMGLPQHERMLGHNVWPHAVPLSGAERSEARERGRGEDAVAVRDATVTAFGGYASYRTDRWNYVTAWDAEVQSPRPPELYDLQADPQELTSVTADHPQVAAELREALQTHLREHAPLTQGHLGGTAHMDVLGEMGVKMSFDALPSLK; encoded by the coding sequence ATGAACCTCCTCTTCGTCGTCAGCGACACCCTGCGCTGGGATTACCTGGGGGCCTACGGCAACTCGTGGATCCGGACGCCGAACCTGGACCGCCTGGCCGCCGAGAGCGTCGTGTTCGAGGACGCCTACGCCGAGGGCCTGCCCACCCTCCCGGCCCGCCGCGTCATGCAGACCGGTCGCCCCATCGTCCCCTTCAGGTACGTTCCCCAGAAGAGCGACATGGTGCAACTGCACGGCTGGCACGGCGTCTTTGATGAGGACGTGACGGCCGCCGAGTGGCTGCGCGAGCAGGGCTACGTCTCCTGCCTCGTCACCGATGTCTACCACATGATGAAGCCGGGCAAGAACTTCCACCGGGGCTTCGACTGCTGGCACTGGATCCGCGGCGAGGAGGACGACCCCTTCATGCTGCGCGACGAGGCGCAGGTGGCCGACCTGCTCCAGCGCTCCGCCCCCGGCGGCCAGCTCCGGGGCCGTCACTGGCTCACCCAGCACCTGATGAACCGCAAGGACTGGGCCAGTGACGCCGACACCTTCGTCGGCCAGGTCATGCGCAAGGCCGCCGCCTGGCTGGAGGCCTACACTCTCGACGCGCCCTTCTACATGTGGGTGGACTGCTTCGACCCGCACGAACCGTGGGACCCGCCCCAGGACTATGCGCGTCTCTACGACCCGGACTTCGACAGCCTCGACGGCCTCGTCCCCCCCGGCCTCACCAGCCAGATGACCGAGGCGCAGGTCAAGAACGTCCTCACCGCCTATGCGGGTGAAGTCACCCTCGTGGACCGCTGGGTCGGCCACCTGCTCGACACGCTTAAGGCGACAGGGAAGCTCGATGACACGCTGATCGTGTTCACCTCGGACCATGGCTGCATGTTGGGGGAGCAGGGCGAGATGCACAAGGGCCTCACGCGCCTGCGCAACCAGTGCACGCGCCTGCCCCTGTTCATCCGCCACCCGCAGGGCGAGGGCGCCGGCCAGCGTGTGCGAGGCTTTGTGCAGCACCCTGACCTGCTGCCCACCGCCCTGGCGCTCATGGGCCTGCCGCAGCACGAGCGCATGCTGGGCCACAACGTCTGGCCCCACGCCGTTCCCCTCTCCGGAGCGGAGCGAAGCGAAGCGAGGGAGAGGGGGAGGGGTGAGGACGCCGTGGCCGTTCGGGACGCCACCGTCACCGCCTTCGGCGGCTACGCCTCCTACCGCACCGACCGCTGGAACTACGTCACGGCCTGGGACGCCGAGGTCCAGTCTCCGCGCCCGCCGGAGCTATACGACCTGCAGGCCGACCCGCAGGAGCTGACCAGTGTCACCGCCGACCACCCGCAGGTGGCCGCCGAGCTGCGCGAGGCCTTGCAGACCCACCTGCGCGAGCACGCG